The Mangifera indica cultivar Alphonso chromosome 12, CATAS_Mindica_2.1, whole genome shotgun sequence DNA window ATGACAAATGAACTTCTGTTGAGAATTCCTACACAGGCAGATAATTTGCAAATTATTTATTACAGAAACTGTGaatataacttttttcttttctttgttttgctaTTTCAATTATCTATTGCCTCTTGTTAGGAGCCTGACAATCTCTACAAACAACTATACTAAATTGTTAGTAACTTAGATAGGACAAGCAAACAtagtataaaaagaaaagattaagagcaatactatgtatactcaatttgaatacacaaacgggtatgtatagttttattataatagaaacaaataagaatagacaatgaatttttattaattcaactAGTTTATAATGAATGAGAGTAACTATTCTTTCACACACAAAACAGTAATAAAAACGACAATGAacaatcaataatttttcttctcagTTGTCTGATTTTCTAGAGACAAACTCTCTCCTTCAACCAACAAAATCTTTTCAAACAAAACGTAATTCTCTCTCCTCTCTCCTTCCCTAATCCCTTTCTTATTCCTCCCCCTAATCGCGGTTCCCATTTCATAATTGCCCTCTTTTCACCTAAACATGAGTAACAAGATTACTTATCCTTTTGAAAACCATTTTGTCTTCAAAGTGAGGAAATAAGCAAGTCCTTTCATTTTGTGaattgtaggagaaatattcaTTCTCCTATTTTATCCTTCACTAAATAGATTTTGTTTGTGATACCAATTTGTTGGGAACATAGCAAATTATACCAACAACCAACACCAAATTGTTAGGTGAAAAGCGAACAAATCTTTGGaagaaaagattaattaaaaaaaaagttgaaaataaacCATGAATATGTATTAATTCAACTAGCTTtacaatgaaattttattttttagattatagTACTTAAAAATTTAGGATGAAGTGCCCTAATAAAATGATTAAGAGTCTTCTTAAGTTTCATTTAAGAGAACATGTGTTCAGGCATCATGATAAACACGAGTTTTCTTGAACTTAATCAAAGAAAGTATCTGATAAAAAATGGAGCCACGTTGCAGCATCTTCCTCCTCCCGTAGTGGCATATAATTCGTAGAGATAACTGACACATACTTGGATGGTCACTGACATTCTCGTACTATTACCATTTATTGATCGTACTATTTCTTTTAAAGCATGATCGTGACTCCACCTATCTTGTCTGTTTTTTCTTGCCATTCATACCCAATTTAAGGCAAATCCCATGAACCCATCCTCCTCCCAGATTGTTGAATCATTAATAATggaaattagttttcaaaatgccaACCAAATATCGTCATATTTATCGACTATTACCCGTATATTTACATGGTAATTTTGACAGCGGGCAAAGAGCATGCCGAATATATGCACAGATATGATTTCACCGCAGCCGTGCAGCAGGTGGCAGAGGGACTGGAGCACCAGTGTCGGTACATGGTAGAAGGAGAAGGGGGCCACTAGACAGGTGGTCCCAACAAATGCAGGTCCCCCGGTGACAGAGATATCTGGATGGGTGAGTCGACATGGTGGCGTCCCGCCATGAAAAGATATTTGGCAACTCAAAGTCGACCGGATTTAACAGTCGTAACTGTCAAGATCGTCTTCGGATATTTCTCGCCACATGTATAATCCATTATTAATGCATCTCATTTGATTcaacatgttattatataatgatacattattatttatataaaaaattatagacatgatattattattttatatatgtatatatagagtttaatatatataaatattgaacaatactatatacacatttatttattacacaatttgaatatattatacaaacaatatatcatcatttaattgaatattattttaatcaaaattatttaattatattataatatatcatttgcatactaaaagtatatacatatagttttattaatataaatttttataaaaaaataaaataaaatcatgttacATATCACATTCAAATTAtgctaaataacatttttcacccttaaagttaaaaaataacattttcacacCTCCCACTCGGTAGTGTCAATgaaatcattaaatttttagtatgggccaaataaataaaactttgtaatttttaatatttattaaagataaataatatttaatttcaaactatattaaatatatttataccaatgttttatgtgaaaaataaaacttaaaacatTCCATCTTCGACAACAACTAAAATTGCATTGTATTAGTATGGGGGTTCTGGTCATGGTGATTCTATGGGTGGCGGTGGTTTGTAGTTTGGTTTGACGTAATTTAATAGTCTatcgaaaaaataaaatgtaaaagattaaataaaatataaaaagatttatgtaaaattttaagagttatatttatTGCCAAATTTCAAATAGAATCACAAAAAGATAATGTGATTGCGTCCACAAAACATGTTTTGTTAGGGAGAATGCGTTGGAATGACAGGAAATATAATTTCGAAGGCGgtgaagtagaagaagaaaaaaaaaggacaagAATAAGAAAATTACCTATATACCCTTTAGGTAATTTAAGTTATTAGAAacaattgaattatgaattgaaaaatcgctgttttcaaaatttgagggTGGGAAAGCAGCATTAAGGCAAAGTAATTGGTGGGAAAAGGTTGTCAGAAAAAACAGTTCCAATGAAATTCCGAAGAGTACTGTCAATCAAAATTACTGCAATGTCTATATTTCAGGGATTTGTGTATAAAGCAAcaatttttggttttgtaaaagATAGGTTTGGTTTGGGGACATCAAACGTGTTTTTGAACGCGTTGTTCTTCTCTTTCTTGGCTTTTCTGTgtctcttttcttcctttatgTCTGTTGTCACTGACCCGGGTCATATTCCTCCCTCATACGTCCCTGATGTTGAAAATAACGTCGCCTCAGGCCAAGAATCAAACAAACCTGTGAgttcttttatgtattttctgAATCTTTTGTTGCATAggttctttaattttaatataatgttttaGTTGTTTTTAAAGTGTTTGTGTTGATCTTTATTGggggaaatgaaagaaaagcgATAGTTTAAGATGGATATATTAGTCTCAAGGCTAGGATAATCAGATGAAACATCAATCTTATACTTTTGACATTTATGGAAGATAGTGAAAGGGCTAATGTTAATTTGGATTTTGGTTAGATGAGAGCTTGAAAAGATTGACGTATTGTCTGGGAGGAGGAACAGAAAATGATCATAGTTATTTAATGGTGAAGCAGTACGGATGAAGATGAATCTTAAACTGGAAAAGATTATTATTCTTAAATGAGTAAAATTAACCAGTGTAAATATAACTAGTTTTGGCTTTCTTCTATAGGGCAAGTCTTCATGTTTATTGGTTGAAAGCATAGAAAAGCTGCTTGACATATGATTTATGGTTGAGGCAGTACTTCTAATGATTTAGGACTCTGTTCGTAATATCTGTATACATTGCTAAACAATTGTGGATAAACAATTGTGTTGGTTATCGGAACTACAAGCCTTTTGTTCTGCTTGCATTTGATGCTACAATTGGAAGCCTCTCTCTACAGTAAGGCTGAACTAGTTCTTTTCTATCCTGGTTTCAATGTTGCAAAGCTGCTAAAAATTGTGACAGAGTGTGCTCTGATTTACAAAGAGAATGAGATTTTACTGGAAAGCCTCAacttaagattttttatataagtcAGAAATTCATGTACAGCTTTGTGTCAAATGTACTTGTACAGTTTTTTGGAGTGATTTTATATGTCAAATACTCAAAAAAACTGAGAGGTGtggtttagaatttttttcttttgcttttcacTGACACTTCTGAAAGTTAGGCTGCAGTCTTGATAGTTATCCAGAAGTTACTTGTTCTGTAAATCTAAGCAATGGTGTTCAAAACATGAGATGGCAGGGGTGAAGACTAACCATACAAGTAGTTAGTAAGATAATATAGTTTTTACAGTGTTCTTtgataacattttcttttagatCACCTTGATAGTTTGTTTGATACCTGATTAGTTATGAAGTATTCCAAAATAGTTTAAACTTCGCATGAGATCTAGAGTTCCGCAGATAAGGTCTGTAGATGCATATTTTCAAGGTGGGTGTTTTGTTCTGTCAATCAAGTCAACTCTGGTAGTCTGCTTGCTGATTTCTGTATTTGTTGAAGTTGTTATACTTCGTGTCATGTTTTATGCAGCCTTGTCACATTCAGAATTTTGCTGTACCAACACCTTTTCCTTCGCCACTTATGTTTATTATAAATCCTACTGTCTTAGTATTATAATGAtgttttttgaagattttgtaAAAACGTTATATGCTCTAGGTTGCTTGTGGAATAATAATGGTTCGTAGAGCTTAGCATTTGGAACTCTCTTTGGTTGGCACAATTTTCTCATCTCTAAGAATATGGCAACTATAGAGGTAAGCGTAGAAAATTTGAAGTTGGATGCACAGCATGGATATTTCTTTGGTTATTGAAATGATCTAGACATGTGCCTTGGCCTAGTCCTATGAAGTGGAACAAGCAGAATGGTTGGCTAGGAAGTCTGGGCGGAGCTCTCGACATTCATTTAAAGTTGGTGTCCACACAAACGTAACCTTggtactctctctctctctctctcgctctcTCTCTGTGTACCTATCTAAGTTTGTATTTGTGCATCTGTTGGTTCAAGTGGCAATTTGCATGCAGTATaaagtaataaatatatctGCATTATACCAGCCATCCTTCATCACTTGCCTTTTGATCAGATAAGAGTGTCGGAAGATGCGCACATGGTTATACCTCTTGGCGATAAGCCATCTCAAAGATGGAACGAGCTAGCCTACGTCACCGCATAGTTTGTAGAACCTTTCTAGTCTCCAGTAAAACCTCATAATCAGTGGTACCCTTGCTCTTGTTATTAAGTAAAAAGGGAATTTTGATTCACTCTTTGTAACACTCAGCTTGTCAAAGGCGCAGAGAAATATTGATTCTGGTGAGTTACTGGAGACTAGGAAGAATGCAATTAAATCATAGGGCTCATTTTTCTAACACTCAACTTAGGGCTCATATTTAGTCATCTAAgttcatatttaaataaaagttatctataaaattatatatacttattttgagtgtacaaatatatacctacttgatatgtattatcatataattgaatgattttgaattaaagataaagtaacactcaatcacgtaataacacatataattGCGTATATATTGACTTCAAGGGTTAGCCTAAGTGGTGAAGAGAAAGATTTTCTTTATGAAAGGTCAGGATTCGAATAGCGTAGTCTCTCACATGTGAAAAGTCAAGACACGAATAGTTTGAGATTGATTAGCGatatattatgataaatcaCTTTTGATTTATCCAATGTAGTGATTATAAGTCTAGTTATTATACTTTGGGGTTTACATGTTTGGTGAAGTCAAATGAGGTTCATTGGTCATAAATAAAAagtatgtttatatttatatattaaaattggatatatatagtattgcaTAAAAGTTATACCCTTTCAGAAAATTATATGATGGAACTTCCAACTTTTTtcattcataaattaaattctatacgtaatttaattttatttaaaaaaaatgattttcttcTCTAAGATGATGGGTGAATACTTGAAAGGAAATGATGAATtcaattaaactgaaaaaaaaaaaaaagaaacgacGAAGagcaaaattattcatattcttCGCCTCTTGATACACAATTTGTTGGACCTTTtgatgaataatatatatatatatatatatatatatatatatatatatatatatatatatatataattaatatacataaatgatataccATTATgatattagatattattttatttttaatttaaaattttttaattatataaaaatacgttatttgtatatcaaaaatgtGTTCCCCtaagttttattaattcttctaaatcaaatcatttcTCAAGATTGCACACACAAAACAGagcaaaataattttaacttaatgtatttttatacattaaaaaactaaaagtaTGAGTGGCAGTTGCTATGAAAtctaattttaagataaaaataatgagATTTTCTCACattcataaagaaaaattgtcttCCCTTATCTATTATTCCAAATAGAATTTTAAATGGagtaaaaccctaaaaaatccttgaagaattgaataatatcaattttaaaaaacgaTGTTTATCATCAACTGAAATGAAAGAGAAGCAGCAGAGATCTTGAGATTTGAATCCTTACATGCGCAAATTTATGGGTCAAACAGCCTCTCAAAAGGCTTCAATTTTCGGAGTCTGCATTTGTATCATTTGATTTTTGGAACCACTGACATGGATAAGCATGAGATGTCTCTGATGAGAGAGAATTAATCATGATGGTGGAgaagaatttaaaagaaaaagcaatatataattgaaagcTTCTTACGACATTTGGCCAAGTGGGTTTTAACATCAATTAGCCAGATGTAATAATCCAAGAATTATTGACATCAGATAGTCAATCATGGATGGTTTTTTGTCATGACATTCTGTTCGATAGAAGGCTAAAAGCCATATTACCATTCAGAATTTGTTGTATTTCCCCTTACTATAtctgttaaatattaaaaatttaaatttttatttatgagttatttaattaacaaaattagttaattattgagataaaattattattttactattaattattttctctcttaatttataaaattaataatttttttaaaattaaattttaaaatattatattttttctctagagtttttatctttttttctccttttttgaCATTATTTTCGATaggtttctttcttcttttctttttttaatgttgtCTCTAGATGAAGTAATCAtcttcatatataatatataatataaaagtgaAGAATGagtaaaaatttagttttttgaaacttaaaaaaaagggGGAAACAGCCATTgaatcaaaccttgggtgggaaata harbors:
- the LOC123192075 gene encoding probable protein S-acyltransferase 15, which gives rise to MKFRRVLSIKITAMSIFQGFVYKATIFGFVKDRFGLGTSNVFLNALFFSFLAFLCLFSSFMSVVTDPGHIPPSYVPDVENNVASGQESNKPVSSFMTLFVISVYIAKQLWINNCVGYRNYKPFVLLAFDATIGSLSLQVPQIRSVDAYFQGGCFVLSIKSTLVVCLLISVFVEVVILRVMFYAALSHSEFCCTNTFSFATYSLAFGTLFGWHNFLISKNMATIESYEVEQAEWLARKSGRSSRHSFKVGVHTNVTLIRVSEDAHMVIPLGDKPSQRWNELAYVTA